In Glycine max cultivar Williams 82 chromosome 10, Glycine_max_v4.0, whole genome shotgun sequence, the DNA window ATGCAAATTACCCTTTTAAATTTGGGATGAGTTAGTTGCATGaatgaattgaagttgaaatTTTGGGAAATGAAAACGACGTACTTTGGAAAGAGGGGAAAGAGAGAGGCAGCGATCACTAAGAATTGGAAgcttgtttttttctttggagTCTGAATCGAAAGCATCATcacctgaaaaaagaaaatcagaaaACTGAAGAAATCTGATGcagaaaggaaaagggaaagtgAATAGAATACAGACGCTTGGAGGAGGGTAAACGAAATTGGAGAGTCTTGGGAGGATAAAGGGAAGTTCTTCTTGAAGGGAAaatggaaaagggagaagaagaagatggaagAGTTGCAGAAGAAGATGTGGCCAACGTTTCCATCATCGATCAAACTGTGTGTTCTTCTCAGACCGAACAAACTACAATCCCATTTCCTCAgctctttattattttattttataataccaCAAATATCGTAACAGTAACaccacaaaatatataaaataatagaatatcAGATGAGGCCAGGAGGTGGAGTCACAATTCAAGAAGATTATTTATTGTGCATAGATATATATTGTGTTTTCTAAAAACTTCTTTACATAATTCaataggttttaaaaaaatcttttatcagCTTTTTACAAAAGTTTTAGTCGATGAAAACTGTGTTTAAAGGAAtgacctttaaaaaaaatcaaaatttaacctCTCTTTTGTGATATTTATctctctaatattttttaaattttagttcctttaatattttgttttttttttcatttttaaaacctATAAGCACATGTAAGTTTGTGCTCATGGGAATCAAAATTagcaaaaaatacaaatttatataaattaaaaataaataaaatatcagaaaagaataaaaaaatatatatatttaagtctttttaaattacttgtattctttgttaataatataaatttaactacaGTGTAATTTTAATCACATATtgtcatattaataaaaaaaaattaatttgtagataaactagttataaaaatatattatatgtttttttattaattaatattataatagtcCTTCATTAGTaagtgtataaaaattaatatttaaaaacattctAATAAAACGCCTCCACATACTCGATCCAGAAAGTTTTTGTTGTGCATAGATATATTTTGAGgacgagccctggtgcagcggtaaagttatgccttggtgacttgttgatttcgaatccggaaacagtctCTTTCCATGAGTAAGCccgcgtacaatatccctcttgtatatataattataaaaggcagaaatagtttaatttttaccGTCAATGTTAAAAttctttatattatcaattaattataaatttttacgtgtataattttaaaattaatcattataaaatttaataaacttatcataaattttaattataattgaatgaaaatctaaaaaatattcacATCATGAGTacgttttagttaatttttttcaaaattattttggaatactattttattcatgatgcaactataaattaaaatatgaataatataatttttaaaaatattaattttaaaaatcataaaaatataagttagttaatggaaatatttaattaatttttaataattggtaaatttttagttacatggtttaattttttaatatttggtaaatatttaattatattatttaattattctttaaggatttgtaaataaaaattattatattcaatatttaatttagttagtgggaatatttaattatattatttatttttattaataattagtatatatttaattatattcaatattaattaaattttccttctttttgagataatttaaatttttctaacGTAGTGAATTTTGGTACATTGAAATATAGTGATTTACGTCGTCAAGGAAattggaatgatttttttattagataattaattaaaaccaaaatgttaaaataatgtaattaaaGAATCTACAAAACAAGTATAAAACgacaaaatgaaaagaaaatcataatttaattttatattttatattttataagtgGAAGGATTTTTATACAGTTAACTACAAAAGTGAACTATTTTTTTAGGTGGATGAATATTATACGgttaactataaaatttaaacaatgtataaaaaaaataaaatataaaagtcaaCCATCTTAGTCTTACACGTGAAtctataattatcatttttaattggtgattgaatgataatatgaaacacttttatattgtttatgcatcctaatcaaataaaaataataataaatacgaaatttgttttttagaacaagaattcaaatttataaatagaagttgacaaattattatgttttaatttatatttcccATAACAATATACTTTAGATGATAAAGTGAGTAATCTTGAtccttaatgaaaaaataaatagccAATATTATGTACATATGCAtaaaaagtcataaataaattgaaatattaaaagaaatcaaagaatgACAttgcttattttcttcttgcacATTTTAGTCACTTTATAAGGGTGAAACTAAAAAGATTATCAACGATCCCATATATTGTTTTGGTAAAtatagattttttgttttgagagGATGTTGGTAAATAACTCATCACTGCCATCATCGTCTACGGATAACTCAgcacaaaaaataaacatacgtcacacatattaaaaaataactaaaaaccCGTGAGcagaaactaattaaaaaaaaaagacaagaaataaattttacGACAATTGTATGTAGAATATTGTTTAGACATACTATGCAATATTCCAGTCAAGAGTTATTATTAATCCTATATTATTTACAGTTGCTAGCATTTTTCTTAGAAAGGCCAAGTTTGGACAATGTGTAACCCTCAACTAACTGAACAAGTCGTCTTGGCTGGTTGTATCACCATCGTCATCATCTTCGTTAGAACTGTCACTATTGGCATTGAATGTCAGTATCAATTGTAGAAGGTCTCGATCTGTAGATGAGTTTTCTCCATTGCTTTCTGTCCTGACCCTTCGTCTTGGAAGTGAAATCAGTTGCATTAGGTCTTCAGGATAAGCTATCCGGTACATCCAGCCCTTAGCCTTCGGTTTCTGTCGGACATAAAATTTTCATCAATTTGCATCATTACAACCACCACCAAAATTATCATCGTTgccattgtcatcatttttatcATCAACACCATTGTTGTCATCAACATCATCACaatcataatcatcatcataatcattgaTATAATCGCTATAATCATTATCGTCgtcatcctcctcctcctcatcatcatcatcattgtcaGATGTATCAACTTCATAATCATCATCAAACATAACATCGTCGTCATCATAGCCACCACCAATTGTAAACCAATGAAGATGATCAAACACGTGAACCCTCTTCAAAGAAGTACCAGCAGAGAAATTAGTTCCTCTGCTGCTTAAGCAGATCATGTAACAAAAATATCAATCTTTCTCTGATTTATCATTTAAGAATAAAGACCAGTATCAAAGTTAAAATCATGCACTCCTACGACTTTCCTAGACCagcatatgaaaaaaattcttttagtgGAAGTTTTTTAAATCAGTGTAAATATCTTAAGTagataaatgtttaaaaatgtATATCATACTCTTCCATAAAATCGCGtgtaaataaacatttatcatGCTTTGCATCCACAATATGCACCCAAATGAGGATCCACCCAGTTACCCTCGGGGGGCATGTTTGAGCCTTTTTTACTCATTTTCCAGACAAGACAAATCACACAGCCTTATAATGATGTGGCAGCATACAAGCTAGCCAATTTGCCATACCATCAAATGTGAAATGTTCCAAGTTCCAACCATCTAAGCCAGTAGTACTAGTTCAGAAGTTTCCTGCAGTACTGTTCACAATGGTTCTCAATAAAAACAGTTATTAATTCTGATAAGATAGTTATGTGCCATGTTGTGTGGCAGTCAGTAACCCTTGGACAGTCATATGATATAATGTAAGGCAGTTATGTGTATTTCTTATATAGGATATTtgacagatttctgattcatggtGTGTTAAATTGGTTAAGTTTGGCTGAAGGAGGAGACTCTTTGACAGGGCTTAGGTCTGTGATAGTGTTCTGTACTACAAATTCAGGAACATACCATAATTGTTTCAATTAAATCTGCCAATTTGTGTGTTCAAACTCTAGAGTTTTACAAGGTCTTAAATGTGCTGATGCCAGGACCAGGACTAGCTCCCAGTTACCATGGTAAAAAAGGTTCAGTTCAGTCTATTTCAAACACTGCTCCACCAAGAATCCCCAAATGAACTGCCCTGACCAGAGAActcagaaaaacaaaaattttcctTTATAGAGATTATTTCATGAGCTCCAACCACAAAactaatttggaaaaaaaaaaattattcacagAAGAGATATTCTAACAGACATCATATTTAATAGTTCCTACCTAGGATTTCCTATCATGCCCAGCACATTGTAACATAAATATTCTGCCCTTAACACCATAATCTTTAATAAATAGCTCTTTGTATATCCCTCTACTAGCACATATTCCTCCTCTCAGCCAAAATGATTGAATATTGCCTCGGCGATAACTGAACTAGATAGTAAGCATTGAAAAGTACAACTTTGACCTAAACGACATAAAACTTGGATAGTTAGTAGAAGGGTTAGTCAGTTAGAGGGAATTTGAGAGGAAAATAAATAGGAGGAGGGTGTAAGGGAATTGGCATTCTATCTTGGATCATTTGAGAACTGAGTTTTGCTCTTTGTGAAGAGGAAACCCTTGGAGGAGGATTATCTCTCCTATTTTCAGTTCTTTTGCAATCAATAAacatcacttttcttttcttttctttcttctattttctaatatGGGTTCCTAACAAGGTTGCACACAATCCAACTTGATATTAGGAATAATCCCGTTGGTCCAGAGCACAGCAATATGCAATTTTTCTGTGATTCAAGTGATTAACCCAGGATAGTATTCACAGTGATTCAGGACCAAAAACAGTGCAGCATGCAATCTACATCGCTGCATTTCTGAATCACATTGAATGTAAGAATCGAATCGCGATTCACACAATTCTGACTACATGatcaaaacaataacaataaagtcTGATCAATGGATAACACAGAGGATCCATCATTAAATAGTAATGGGTGGATAACAGGCCAGAATTTTCGAAGAATCAAATATATGCTGTAGTAAAAATATAACATCACACTTTTTTTTGGCTCTTGACTGATCAAGATTGAGGGACAGCTAGGGGCAGATGGAGGAATAAGGGCCAGAAAAGCTTGGGATAATATCTTCACATTATGTATTTCGGTTCTTATGATAATATATTATAGTATGTTATAATAGATTTTATCTATATGGAGTTTTTATAGAAACTCCCAGTAAGATTTATAAACATAACAAGCTTCCTACACATAAAAGGCATTCATCCACAGGTAATAATATCATTATGTGCTTTTAAGTTCCAACTTGCAATAATTAACTCAAGAAGACCAAAATCATACCTGCTCAATATTTTTGGGCAAAGTAGCTTTCTCAAGGGCCTTTGGAGTCCATATCTTGATGTCATTCTCAATACCACTGCTGGCAAGAACCATTGTATGAGGATGAGACTCAATGCAGTTCACAACATGCTTATCTGCTTCCATGACACGAATAAGCTGACCACCTTTCTTTTTCCATATGAAAATCCGACCACAATCAGACCCACTCACCACATACTCACATTTAGGTCCAAAAAAGTTAACACCCTTCACTGTCTCACAATTCCTGTGTCCCTTAAAAACTTGTGGGGTGATTTTGTCATCAGCATCCATGTTAGATTGAGATGACACAGATCCATGACTAAATCCAATTTCACTTGCATCACTGTTCATAGATTTAGGGGACCCAGGATCAGGGGGATTTGGTCCCAAACCCATATCTTGGGTAAAAAGGTAAATAAGCTCATCATTGTATGACACAAGCAGCTCTCTTTGTTCAGAAAAGGCCAAGCCTGTTATTCCAACTTGCTGATCACCAATCAAGTGTGGAGGGCAAAAGAAGTCGGTTGGTTGGCCAAAATCAGTTGATCCATCCCATTTATACCTGCGAATATCATAAAGTCGAGCATACTCATCAGAGCCAGCAACCGCAAAGAGATTTGGGTTCCTTGGATCAATTGCAATTGCATTAAGATGGATGACTGGCATGTAACTCCACCTATCCTTGATTGGCTGGCATGTAAAAAGTTCTGTTGCAGCCCCAGTTCTCAAATCAAACTGTCAAAACACACAATTAGTGAGAGATGGATGACTAAGGAGgggtaaacaaaaaagaaaaaagactcaCATGCTGCACTAATCCATCTTCACCACAGGTATAAAAGATATGAGGGCTACCAGGCTCAACAGCCAACTTATGAGCCCTTCCCTGATGCTTGGCCAGACACTTAGTTTCGACTCGTCCATTTTCAAGAATTTGAGCATGTCTCacctattattataattataattgacaAACACCATTatcttatcatttaaaaaaaaaaaaacaataatctaAGAATGAATAAGAAAAAGTACCTGTCCATCAGCAGCACAGGTGACAATGGTACGATCATGAGAGTGAGGCATGAACTTGGCCTGGAAAACATTGTTAGAATGACCAGAATGGAAGGAGAGTTTAATGCGGCCAGTTTCCCAGTCCCAGAGAATAACCCCCCAATCGTCGGAACCGGAGACTAGAGTGTCACCATCTGCATTGAAGCTCACAGTGTTGACACAACCTCTGTGTTTTTGCAGATTCCTCAGTAATTCAAGTCGAAGGACAAGATCCTAAATGATCGACCAgatagagaaaacaaaaaaataaaataatacgaTTGACGAGAacgaatgaatgaaaaaagagGGTTAGGAGAAGCGTGGGACCTCGGAGGCGCCAAGACGGAGAGCGAAATTCCTTGGGGGAAGGTGGCCGAGTTCTCGATTGCAAAGATCGGGGATCGCCTTGTTGTAGACGGCGGTTAATGGCCTCTTGTTCATCATGACCTGTGGATGAATTGGGTGGGTAAGCAGAGATTCAGATTGCTCAACAAACATTATTCATCATTCATACCTTGATAGGTTTTCGATGCAGCACAACAGTGAATGTCATGTGCCAGAATGGGGtccttttaaataatattaaatttaatatatttataaaaaaaaatagtgtttcctttctaaaataattatgtaagtcggttattttttttccagctattaaatagataaaaatgaaaataaatgtgtctttttaatattttatatctaaaGAAAAAGTAATCTCATGGTTTCTTAAGTAACAAAATTTAGAGATTTTGTCTATCTTCCTTTCCTTAATTTGTGTTATCTgttagtcatttttttaaatcaaatgaaaaataaaaatatttgttttatctaATATCATGATTTTTAACAAATCAAAGTATCACACAGATCCTACATACAAGAGAgaagtttttttgtttctccAAAATGATAACCCTATTTGGTAtgcatttaacaaaaaataacatttttgagAAAAGATGTTTCatgttaatgttttttaattagtttcctATGAAAACTATTTTATGGAAGATGTGAGAATCTTATTTCAttgaattcatttatttttttactaaagtaaaaatatcagtattctttttaaaattaatgattcttTGGAATAGTATATCTCTCTTATTTATTaggaaaattaattagtttaaggAATTAACTAacttattaactaaaaaaataagatattactgtattgattaatttaagtttattaagaaaactaattaatttaataatttagtattaaatttttttataatcataaatttctaaatttatccttaaatatttaatacatgcAGAGAAAATAATACTTCCTCTGTTCATTATAATTGTTACTTAAgaggaaaaaatttaaaaataattatcatgttagttttaatgtaacattaattattattattttatttatatcttttataatattaatagtgaacaataaaaattataaatgaattaataataatataagttaattttataaaactatcattcttttttacttattttttttcttttccttgatATGTGCAAACTAATTTAAgactataattattttgaaacggactaaatattagtaaaattttagttttaagacTAAATTCTTTTACTGCTAATCGAAAGAGacaatttatattgtttttttcctGTATATAAGACTTTATTCTTATATTGAGTTAAAAATTTCAACCCAATTCATGGGTGACTTTGAGTTACGATTCATCTgtcaacttatttattttaaataaaaaaacttttaatcatttgattatcaaatataattaaaaaatatattataaaattataaattaagaaaatatttaatagaagattataaaaaagtgtaaaggttaatataaatatcatgtggttctataaaacaaaaaaaacacacacacacaataaaGACAAAAGTTATAAGATACTTTTTTATCCTATATATCGTTGGACGAATAATGAACATGAcaagtataataatataaaatttattaaattatttaatattaattattttaatataatttatataaaatttaatatatttattgagataaaaaaaagagagagattagagaaaaaaaaacccaatgTGCATCTTCAATGTGGTTGCTTCATAAGTTACTTAAAATTAAGCAACCTTACTTAACAAGTTTTTATCATTTGAACAAATGACTTAAATGTTTGTTACTTAATTAAGTTGCTCAATTCATTTTTACCaattaaagaattattttttaattacaaaatttaatattgctcaagttaaaaagtattattaaattgattaaaagatgtttttcttccctataaaataattaatgtttattttcaattcctaaaaatttgttatcaatttttcatcctcataaaaataaattatattatgttttagtTTGGAATTAAGTTTGAACAAATCTAAAtctaaatgaaatttttttaatttaaattttaaaatacaatttgaaaTGACAGatctaaaaatatatcttttggtGGCATAGTAATAAGTACTTTATGGTTCCGGGGCTTTGGTGGGTCTCTTGACAGAGatcaatggtttttttttttttctagatgcattgttattttcttttttttcattatagtTATTGATACAGAAAGGAGTGAAAAAGATTATTATAGATTCAATTAAGTATTAatctcctttttttatttcgTCTTTTTTTACCATTGTAATAGAATAAAttaggaaagagaaaaaaatggatCATATGTGAATCCGTATGgacaatattaaaattaaagaaagattGAATGGTGTATATAAGATTTGTTCCATCAACCTACCTTCGTTTTCACCTGCTTCTACAAGGAATAGTGAATATCACGAGGATCAGATTGAAAATCCTTCCTTTGCTCATAGCCTCATACACTGATTATGTTTGGTAGCTCCTGCTTGGGATTCTTTTTTTGGTAGCTTGAGATATATGTAATGTATAGTAGTATATAAGACGTGGACACAGTCCATGATGGGATCTAGTAACTATTCTCGGATTGAATATTCTCTTACGTATGGTCTTCCATCATCAAATTGAATTATGACATATCCCTCTATATAAACATCTGCATTCGAAGAGATATTCTTAATTACTTAATCTGGGCCACTCAATACTAAAAGGATTCCCTTTACACACACATCAAGGTTCGCCCTTGGAGATCATATGGTAACAGTAATAATGGAAACAGAAGAAGTGGTTGAAGATATTGTGATTGTGGGAGCTGGAATTGCTGGCCTTACaacatccttaggacttcacaGGCACCTTAATTTAAtttcccttctctctctctctctctctcacatgtGATTATTAATTAAGCTAGTATTTGATATTTGATGCTGGCAGGTTGGGCATCCGAAGTTTGGTGTTAGAATCTTCAGATAGTTTGAGGGTCACTGGGTTTGCTTTGCCAATATGGGTAAATGCTTGGAAGGCATTGGATGCTGTTGGTGTTTGAGACTTCCTTCGCTAGCAACATCCCCAGCTCAATAGGTACACAGCCACGcgtttttatcttcaatatttttattttttttttggagaaaatGCATTTCAGATTTTCCAATATTTGATGAAAATCGGTTTTAATTCCCgtgttttgaaaataatgattttggtCTTCCTACTATTAGAATAGGGTGCTTTTTGTCCTTGACCCTTtacttcattttaatttaatcaggAACGAACTCTGTCACATTTTAGAAATACAAAGACCAAAAATCTAAGGACTAAAATTATGAGAAActtaaaacacattttattccttttttttttctttctattattcGGTGAAATTTTATACTAGTCTTGTTAATAACAGAAGACgacaattcaaattatttaggATGTTGATGGTTAACCAACTTAGTTATTAATGAAACTAAACTAGTGGTGGAATTGGAGTGCAGGATTGTCACTACATTGGTTACAGGAACCCAAACATCAGTTATGCCTTTTACAGAAACAGGAAATCAGCAGTAAGTGCACTCTGAATAAAACTCACCCTAATCATGCAAGAATTGAATTAGTGTGTGTACATGTATCAGTTTGAGTTTAAAACTAACTTGTCAGATTATATTATTGCTATGTTGGGTGTTTTTTTGGTGTTGCTATGTTGGGTGTTTTTTTGGTGTGATGCAGAAGAGACCGTGAAATTCGTTGTGTTAAAAGAAAGTTACTGTTGGAAGCTCTTGCCAACGAGCTTCCAAGTGGCACCATCAGATACTTGTCAAAGGTTGTTGCCATTGTGGAATCTGGCTTCTACAAGATACTCCATCTGGCTGATGGGACAACCATCAAAAGCAAGGTAAACAATATGTCTGACATGATGACATATATCACTGGCATGAAAAAATAAGCTAAGATCTTTCATAAATAAGAAGCCAACAGCTTCAATTATGAGTTCAAGTTAGTAAACTTTTATAGGTACATGGATGTTTGCAATTGAAAAAGATATTGATTGGGTTTGATGGAGTGAACTCCGTAGTGGCAAAGTGGCTAGGCTTCAAGAATGCCTCTTTTACAGGGAGATATTCAGTCAGGGGCTTTGCAGAGGTTCAGAACAATCACAGGTTAGAACCCAGGTTCCTTGTGATGGGAAGGCTGTTTACTGGTTTTTTGCTTGGACACCTAACAGCCAAGGtgaattttcataaataaatagttcTTAATTGTGGAAAATTTAATTGCAAAAAATAGCATTCATTCATTATGCCTATTATCTTATTTATAGCATTTAACAGTAGATGCTTGCCTTTGTCACATTTACTAGTCCACTTTTCTTGGCTTGCAGACAAAGAGCTAGAAGATAACCCTACCAAACTGAAAGAATATGTGTTAAATACGCTTGAGAAGATGCCAAGTGATGTTAGATACTACATTGAAAAAATCAAACTAGATGTCTTCCTATTAGCTCCATTGGGATATAGACACCCCTGGGAACTGATGTTTGGGAATATTAGTAAAGGCAATGCTTGTGTTGGTGGAGATGCTTTCCATCCCATGACTCCTGACCTTGGCCAGGGAGGGTGTTGTGCCTTAGAGGATGGAGTTGTTTTATCCGGGTGCTTAGCTGAGGCCTTCTCCAAACCAAGCACACATATCAAAGAGAATGATAAAGAAGCGAACCAATACAGAAGGATTGAGGAAAGCTTGAAGAAATATGCAAATGAGAGAAGATGGAGAAGCATTGATGTCAATGCTACAACTTATATGGTGGGTTATATTCAGTAGGCCGAGTCCAAATTGGTTACCTTTTTGAGGGACAACATGTTGGCT includes these proteins:
- the LOC100794236 gene encoding DDB1- and CUL4-associated factor 8 isoform X5, with translation MFVEQSESLLTHPIHPQVMMNKRPLTAVYNKAIPDLCNRELGHLPPRNFALRLGASEDLVLRLELLRNLQKHRGCVNTVSFNADGDTLVSGSDDWGVILWDWETGRIKLSFHSGHSNNVFQAKFMPHSHDRTIVTCAADGQVRHAQILENGRVETKCLAKHQGRAHKLAVEPGSPHIFYTCGEDGLVQHFDLRTGAATELFTCQPIKDRYKWDGSTDFGQPTDFFCPPHLIGDQQVGITGLAFSEQRELLVSYNDELIYLFTQDMGLGPNPPDPGSPKSMNSDASEIGFSHGSVSSQSNMDADDKITPQVFKGHRNCETVKGVNFFGPKCEYVVSGSDCGRIFIWKKKGGQLIRVMEADKHVVNCIESHPHTMVLASSGIENDIKIWTPKALEKATLPKNIEQRVHVFDHLHWFTIGGGYDDDDVMFDDDYEVDTSDNDDDDEEEEDDDDNDYSDYINDYDDDYDCDDVDDNNGVDDKNDDNGNDDNFGGGCNDAN
- the LOC100794236 gene encoding DDB1- and CUL4-associated factor 8 isoform X1 produces the protein MFVEQSESLLTHPIHPQVMMNKRPLTAVYNKAIPDLCNRELGHLPPRNFALRLGASEDLVLRLELLRNLQKHRGCVNTVSFNADGDTLVSGSDDWGVILWDWETGRIKLSFHSGHSNNVFQAKFMPHSHDRTIVTCAADGQVRHAQILENGRVETKCLAKHQGRAHKLAVEPGSPHIFYTCGEDGLVQHFDLRTGAATELFTCQPIKDRWSYMPVIHLNAIAIDPRNPNLFAVAGSDEYARLYDIRRYKWDGSTDFGQPTDFFCPPHLIGDQQVGITGLAFSEQRELLVSYNDELIYLFTQDMGLGPNPPDPGSPKSMNSDASEIGFSHGSVSSQSNMDADDKITPQVFKGHRNCETVKGVNFFGPKCEYVVSGSDCGRIFIWKKKGGQLIRVMEADKHVVNCIESHPHTMVLASSGIENDIKIWTPKALEKATLPKNIEQRVHVFDHLHWFTIGGGYDDDDVMFDDDYEVDTSDNDDDDEEEEDDDDNDYSDYINDYDDDYDCDDVDDNNGVDDKNDDNGNDDNFGGGCNDAN
- the LOC100803588 gene encoding monooxygenase 2; translation: MLGRHWMLLVFETSFASNIPSSIGLSLHWLQEPKHQLCLLQKQEISKETVKFVVLKESYCWKLLPTSFQVAPSDTCQRLLPLWNLASTRYSIWLMGQPSKAREIFSQGLCRGSEQSQVRTQVPCDGKAVYWFFAWTPNSQDKELEDNPTKLKEYVLNTLEKMPSDVRYYIEKIKLDVFLLAPLGYRHPWELMFGNISKGNACVGGDAFHPMTPDLGQGGCCALEDGVVLSGCLAEAFSKPSTHIKENDKEANQYRRIEESLKKYANERRWRSIDVNATTYMVGYIQ
- the LOC100794236 gene encoding DDB1- and CUL4-associated factor 8 isoform X4, with product MTFTVVLHRKPIKVMMNKRPLTAVYNKAIPDLCNRELGHLPPRNFALRLGASEDLVLRLELLRNLQKHRGCVNTVSFNADGDTLVSGSDDWGVILWDWETGRIKLSFHSGHSNNVFQAKFMPHSHDRTIVTCAADGQVRHAQILENGRVETKCLAKHQGRAHKLAVEPGSPHIFYTCGEDGLVQHFDLRTGAATELFTCQPIKDRWSYMPVIHLNAIAIDPRNPNLFAVAGSDEYARLYDIRRYKWDGSTDFGQPTDFFCPPHLIGDQQVGITGLAFSEQRELLVSYNDELIYLFTQDMGLGPNPPDPGSPKSMNSDASEIGFSHGSVSSQSNMDADDKITPQVFKGHRNCETVKGVNFFGPKCEYVVSGSDCGRIFIWKKKGGQLIRVMEADKHVVNCIESHPHTMVLASSGIENDIKIWTPKALEKATLPKNIEQKPKAKGWMYRIAYPEDLMQLISLPRRRVRTESNGENSSTDRDLLQLILTFNANSDSSNEDDDDGDTTSQDDLFS
- the LOC100794236 gene encoding DDB1- and CUL4-associated factor 8 isoform X6 encodes the protein MFVEQSESLLTHPIHPQVMMNKRPLTAVYNKAIPDLCNRELGHLPPRNFALRLGASEDLVLRLELLRNLQKHRGCVNTVSFNADGDTLVSGSDDWGVILWDWETGRIKLSFHSGHSNNVFQAKFMPHSHDRTIVTCAADGQVRHAQILENGRVETKCLAKHQGRAHKLAVEPGSPHIFYTCGEDGLVQHFDLRTGAATELFTCQPIKDRYKWDGSTDFGQPTDFFCPPHLIGDQQVGITGLAFSEQRELLVSYNDELIYLFTQDMGLGPNPPDPGSPKSMNSDASEIGFSHGSVSSQSNMDADDKITPQVFKGHRNCETVKGVNFFGPKCEYVVSGSDCGRIFIWKKKGGQLIRVMEADKHVVNCIESHPHTMVLASSGIENDIKIWTPKALEKATLPKNIEQKPKAKGWMYRIAYPEDLMQLISLPRRRVRTESNGENSSTDRDLLQLILTFNANSDSSNEDDDDGDTTSQDDLFS
- the LOC100794236 gene encoding DDB1- and CUL4-associated factor 8 isoform X2, with protein sequence MTFTVVLHRKPIKVMMNKRPLTAVYNKAIPDLCNRELGHLPPRNFALRLGASEDLVLRLELLRNLQKHRGCVNTVSFNADGDTLVSGSDDWGVILWDWETGRIKLSFHSGHSNNVFQAKFMPHSHDRTIVTCAADGQVRHAQILENGRVETKCLAKHQGRAHKLAVEPGSPHIFYTCGEDGLVQHFDLRTGAATELFTCQPIKDRWSYMPVIHLNAIAIDPRNPNLFAVAGSDEYARLYDIRRYKWDGSTDFGQPTDFFCPPHLIGDQQVGITGLAFSEQRELLVSYNDELIYLFTQDMGLGPNPPDPGSPKSMNSDASEIGFSHGSVSSQSNMDADDKITPQVFKGHRNCETVKGVNFFGPKCEYVVSGSDCGRIFIWKKKGGQLIRVMEADKHVVNCIESHPHTMVLASSGIENDIKIWTPKALEKATLPKNIEQRVHVFDHLHWFTIGGGYDDDDVMFDDDYEVDTSDNDDDDEEEEDDDDNDYSDYINDYDDDYDCDDVDDNNGVDDKNDDNGNDDNFGGGCNDAN
- the LOC100794236 gene encoding DDB1- and CUL4-associated factor 8 isoform X3, with amino-acid sequence MFVEQSESLLTHPIHPQVMMNKRPLTAVYNKAIPDLCNRELGHLPPRNFALRLGASEDLVLRLELLRNLQKHRGCVNTVSFNADGDTLVSGSDDWGVILWDWETGRIKLSFHSGHSNNVFQAKFMPHSHDRTIVTCAADGQVRHAQILENGRVETKCLAKHQGRAHKLAVEPGSPHIFYTCGEDGLVQHFDLRTGAATELFTCQPIKDRWSYMPVIHLNAIAIDPRNPNLFAVAGSDEYARLYDIRRYKWDGSTDFGQPTDFFCPPHLIGDQQVGITGLAFSEQRELLVSYNDELIYLFTQDMGLGPNPPDPGSPKSMNSDASEIGFSHGSVSSQSNMDADDKITPQVFKGHRNCETVKGVNFFGPKCEYVVSGSDCGRIFIWKKKGGQLIRVMEADKHVVNCIESHPHTMVLASSGIENDIKIWTPKALEKATLPKNIEQKPKAKGWMYRIAYPEDLMQLISLPRRRVRTESNGENSSTDRDLLQLILTFNANSDSSNEDDDDGDTTSQDDLFS